In Curtobacterium sp. MCPF17_002, one genomic interval encodes:
- a CDS encoding amidohydrolase family protein, with protein MTEPARPVLLRGGSVLADEAGPEPDAGAGAGAGAVRADVLVSGGRIVAVGTGLDAPEDTVTIDSGERLVLPGFVDAHSHAGSVVFDDAVQLALLRQGVTTIVTGQDGVGPAPGDGSWADEYFAAIDGPHPRYRGGGIDALLATYDGTTPVNVATLVPAGTVRHEVLGDEDRPATPSDLDAMRALVRQGLSDGAVGLATGLDYVPGLHADTAELAALCTEVAAAGGLYVSHMRGGYEGNARAGLDEIAEIVLASGVRAHVSHLHAPVELAIAALAELADDGSPMSFDAYPYSRGCTILSMLLLPADLARPGTDDLARALADEPGRLRVRAAVLERVLGRADLGTDWAEQITLSHVPAAEFHALQGRTLAEAAVATGTDPVDLALDVLVDSALQVTVVMRVPRPRTADELAPLFRLPGHTAGSDGIFVGTHPHPRAYGTFARYLRDYAVTGRLGWSETVRRLSTTSVERYRLGERGSVRVGAVADLDVVDPARVTAGSSYEHPMRLAEGIDDVLVAGVPVLAEGALTHATPGVGLRRGGRGNGGR; from the coding sequence GTGACCGAACCCGCGCGGCCGGTCCTGCTGCGGGGCGGTTCGGTCCTCGCCGACGAGGCCGGGCCCGAGCCCGACGCCGGAGCCGGGGCGGGGGCCGGGGCGGTCCGTGCGGACGTCCTCGTCTCGGGCGGCCGCATCGTCGCCGTCGGCACCGGCCTGGACGCCCCCGAGGACACGGTGACGATCGACTCCGGCGAGCGCCTCGTGCTCCCCGGGTTCGTGGACGCGCACTCGCACGCCGGCTCGGTGGTGTTCGACGACGCCGTGCAGCTCGCGCTCCTCCGGCAGGGCGTGACCACGATCGTCACGGGGCAGGACGGCGTCGGCCCCGCTCCGGGAGACGGCTCCTGGGCGGATGAGTACTTCGCAGCCATCGACGGTCCGCACCCCCGCTACCGGGGCGGCGGCATCGACGCACTGCTCGCCACGTACGACGGCACCACGCCGGTGAACGTCGCGACCCTGGTGCCCGCCGGCACGGTGCGGCACGAGGTGCTCGGCGACGAGGACCGCCCGGCCACCCCCTCCGACCTCGACGCCATGCGGGCACTCGTCCGGCAGGGGCTGTCGGACGGTGCGGTCGGCCTCGCGACCGGGCTCGACTACGTGCCGGGGCTCCACGCCGACACCGCGGAGCTCGCCGCGCTCTGCACCGAGGTCGCCGCGGCCGGCGGCCTCTACGTCTCGCACATGCGTGGCGGCTACGAGGGCAACGCCCGCGCCGGGCTGGACGAGATCGCCGAGATCGTCCTCGCCTCCGGGGTGCGCGCCCACGTCTCGCACCTGCACGCCCCGGTCGAGCTGGCGATCGCCGCCCTCGCCGAACTGGCCGACGACGGCTCCCCGATGTCCTTCGACGCGTACCCGTACTCGCGCGGCTGCACGATCCTCTCGATGCTGCTCCTGCCGGCCGACCTGGCGCGGCCGGGCACCGACGACCTCGCCCGTGCCCTCGCCGACGAGCCGGGCCGGCTCCGGGTCCGAGCCGCCGTGCTCGAGCGGGTGCTCGGACGTGCGGACCTCGGCACCGACTGGGCGGAGCAGATCACGCTCTCGCACGTCCCCGCGGCGGAGTTCCACGCGCTGCAGGGCCGCACGCTCGCCGAGGCCGCGGTGGCCACCGGCACGGACCCGGTCGACCTCGCGCTCGACGTGCTCGTCGACTCGGCGCTGCAGGTCACCGTCGTGATGCGGGTCCCCCGCCCGCGCACGGCCGACGAACTCGCGCCGCTGTTCCGGCTCCCCGGGCACACAGCCGGCTCGGACGGCATCTTCGTCGGGACGCACCCGCACCCGCGGGCGTACGGCACCTTCGCGCGGTACCTGCGGGACTACGCGGTGACGGGTCGGCTCGGGTGGTCCGAGACGGTGCGGCGCCTGTCCACCACGAGCGTGGAGCGGTACCGGCTCGGTGAGCGCGGGAGCGTCCGGGTCGGCGCGGTCGCGGACCTCGACGTCGTGGATCCGGCACGGGTCACCGCAGGATCGTCCTACGAGCACCCGATGCGGCTGGCGGAGGGCATCGACGACGTGCTGGTCGCCGGGGTCCCCGTCTTGGCCGAAGGAGCCCTGACGCACGCGACCCCCGGTGTCGGACTCCGTCGAGGGGGCCGGGGCAACGGGGGTCGGTGA
- a CDS encoding endonuclease/exonuclease/phosphatase family protein: protein MAAPQQQGTIAAETAAEPTGLRVVSYNLREHTANSELAALAEASDADVICVQECDSNDLAPSIAGLSLAASTKANRLGLAIYKRDDRFEVQDFSIHSLQKSLHDRVLAPAHERLIAMHLRDKEADAEVIVASFHASPLTATNSLRRKQIEAAHQFLRELSKEAPAIMVGDFNYPWFQTNLRRKIEQHGFALSLSDQPTYLRYRKFTGHFDFATSVGLHIAGVETLPAGISDHRPILVRAHYEHEGATGTVATVESPAA from the coding sequence ATGGCCGCGCCACAGCAGCAGGGGACGATCGCAGCCGAGACGGCAGCGGAACCGACCGGGCTGCGTGTCGTCAGCTACAACCTCCGCGAGCACACCGCGAACAGCGAGCTCGCCGCCCTGGCCGAGGCCTCCGACGCCGACGTCATCTGCGTGCAGGAGTGCGACAGCAACGACCTCGCACCCTCGATCGCCGGGCTGTCCCTGGCCGCCTCCACCAAGGCGAACCGGCTCGGACTCGCCATCTACAAGCGCGACGACCGGTTCGAGGTCCAGGACTTCAGCATCCACTCCCTGCAGAAGTCGCTGCACGACCGCGTCCTCGCTCCCGCGCACGAACGACTCATCGCGATGCACCTGCGCGACAAGGAGGCCGACGCGGAAGTCATCGTCGCGTCCTTCCACGCCTCCCCGCTGACCGCGACGAACTCGCTCCGCCGCAAGCAGATCGAGGCTGCGCACCAGTTCCTCCGCGAGCTGTCGAAGGAAGCCCCGGCGATCATGGTCGGCGACTTCAACTACCCGTGGTTCCAGACGAACCTGCGCCGGAAGATCGAGCAGCACGGCTTCGCGCTCTCGCTCTCCGACCAGCCCACCTACCTGCGCTACCGCAAGTTCACCGGGCACTTCGACTTCGCCACCAGCGTCGGCCTGCACATCGCCGGCGTCGAGACGCTGCCGGCCGGTATCTCGGACCACCGTCCGATCCTCGTGCGCGCGCACTACGAGCACGAGGGTGCGACCGGCACCGTCGCCACGGTCGAGTCCCCGGCAGCCTGA
- a CDS encoding bifunctional 4-hydroxy-2-oxoglutarate aldolase/2-dehydro-3-deoxy-phosphogluconate aldolase, protein MTNTTSTAAAPARHRHAAGPAIAILRGGTGDHVEDVIATLVDAGVRAIEITTNTPRWREGIAWAAERYGTAASIGVGTVLEPRQLDEAAAAGAVFAVSPHLDAAIGERAHERGLGWYPGAATPTEIVRAWQLGARAVKVFPAAQLGGPAFLKQVLAPLDFVDVIPTGGIGVDDASEYLAAGAVAVGLGSPLVGDALTSGDLDTLRTRAERLVAGLPR, encoded by the coding sequence ATGACGAACACGACCAGCACCGCAGCCGCACCGGCGCGGCACCGGCACGCCGCGGGCCCCGCGATCGCGATCCTCCGCGGTGGCACGGGTGACCACGTCGAGGACGTCATCGCCACGCTCGTCGACGCCGGCGTCCGAGCGATCGAGATCACCACGAACACCCCGCGCTGGCGGGAGGGCATCGCCTGGGCCGCCGAGCGCTACGGCACGGCGGCGTCCATCGGCGTCGGCACCGTGCTCGAACCGCGGCAGCTCGACGAGGCAGCCGCGGCCGGCGCGGTGTTCGCGGTCAGCCCGCACCTCGACGCCGCCATCGGGGAGCGTGCGCACGAGCGCGGTCTCGGCTGGTACCCCGGAGCCGCGACCCCGACCGAGATCGTCCGCGCCTGGCAGCTCGGGGCGCGCGCCGTCAAGGTGTTCCCCGCGGCGCAGCTCGGCGGCCCGGCGTTCCTCAAGCAGGTGCTCGCCCCGCTCGACTTCGTCGACGTCATCCCCACGGGCGGCATCGGGGTCGACGACGCCTCCGAGTACCTGGCCGCCGGCGCCGTCGCGGTCGGCCTCGGGTCGCCCCTCGTCGGCGACGCCCTGACGAGCGGTGACCTCGACACGCTCCGGACCCGCGCTGAGCGACTCGTCGCCGGGCTCCCCCGGTGA
- a CDS encoding IclR family transcriptional regulator, producing MRATTPVAPVPDDAPARNAALSLRRGLRLLDCIADRTRNGDASVSLGVLADELGTSKSTVLRLTAPMLENDLLRRTPDAGFTLGLGALLLGQSYLEGIDLRSAAAPFLRRTAERTGLTCHLVVPDGTDIVYVDKVETRGTVRMGSRIGNRLPMRNTASGKAMVAFGEAELLARVLAEPATAMTEHSIVDDDRWRAEIDRTHGRGYGIDDRENEPDIRCVAAPVLDHANQVVGAMSISGLASRFPAAAVRELGDGVVRTALEISVALGSSSAQLALSKGTR from the coding sequence ATGCGCGCGACGACCCCGGTCGCACCGGTCCCCGACGACGCCCCGGCGCGGAACGCCGCACTGTCGCTCCGACGCGGACTGCGACTGCTCGACTGCATCGCGGACCGCACCCGGAACGGCGACGCGTCGGTGTCCCTCGGCGTCCTGGCCGACGAGCTCGGCACGTCGAAGTCGACCGTCCTCCGGCTGACCGCCCCGATGCTCGAGAACGACCTGCTCCGCCGGACACCCGACGCCGGGTTCACCCTCGGCCTCGGCGCACTGCTGCTCGGGCAGAGCTACCTCGAGGGGATCGACCTCCGGTCCGCCGCGGCGCCGTTCCTCCGCCGCACCGCGGAACGCACCGGGCTCACCTGCCACCTCGTCGTGCCGGACGGCACCGACATCGTCTACGTGGACAAGGTCGAGACGCGCGGCACGGTCCGGATGGGCTCCCGGATCGGCAACCGCCTGCCGATGCGCAACACCGCGTCGGGCAAGGCGATGGTGGCGTTCGGCGAGGCCGAGCTGCTCGCGCGGGTGCTGGCCGAACCGGCGACGGCGATGACCGAGCACTCGATCGTCGACGACGACCGGTGGCGTGCGGAGATCGACCGGACGCACGGCCGGGGGTACGGCATCGACGACCGCGAGAACGAGCCGGACATCCGGTGCGTCGCCGCGCCCGTGCTCGACCACGCGAACCAGGTCGTCGGTGCGATGAGCATCTCCGGGCTCGCGTCCCGCTTCCCCGCCGCCGCCGTCCGCGAGCTCGGCGACGGCGTCGTCCGGACCGCGCTCGAGATCTCGGTCGCGCTCGGCTCGTCGTCCGCACAGCTCGCCCTGTCGAAGGGCACCCGGTGA
- a CDS encoding MFS transporter, translating into MATTTTTRRRGSTAVAVLVAGTFFMELLDGTILATAAPAMGRDLGVDSAAVGVAITAYLVTLAVFIPVSGWLTDRIGSRTVFTGAIALFTVASALCAMSTGLVDLTLWRIVQGLGGALMVPVGRLVVLRSAGRDQLVTAIAILTWPALAAPIIAPFVGGVLVDTLSWHWIFLINIPLGVIAFVAALVLVPQERAAERVPFDWFGSLLACFGLGSLVVMASLLALDTVPVLAVVLSGVLGAVCCWLAVWHFRRAPHPIMGLDSFRLETFRVSHAGGSLFRLAVSAVPFVLPLLFQDAWGWSAVLAGSAVLWVFVGNLGIKPMTTPFLRWFGYRPVIIVSSAVAALSVVAMVFMTEDTPFWLLAVLLVVSGAARSVGFTAYNTIAFADVEQADMTPANTLSSTLQQTAAGFGVAVAAVVIRAAAGLGGNGPYDAAFWVIAALLVVASVEGVLMSRTAGDTVRPARRVRTARGVSA; encoded by the coding sequence ATGGCGACGACGACGACGACACGACGACGGGGGAGCACGGCGGTGGCCGTGCTCGTCGCGGGCACCTTCTTCATGGAGCTCCTGGACGGCACGATCCTGGCGACGGCGGCCCCGGCGATGGGGCGCGACCTCGGTGTCGACTCCGCGGCGGTCGGCGTCGCGATCACGGCCTACCTCGTGACGCTCGCGGTGTTCATCCCGGTGAGCGGCTGGCTCACCGACCGCATCGGCTCCCGGACGGTGTTCACCGGGGCGATCGCGCTGTTCACCGTCGCCTCGGCGTTGTGCGCGATGTCCACCGGACTCGTCGACCTGACGCTCTGGCGCATCGTGCAGGGGCTGGGCGGTGCGCTCATGGTGCCCGTCGGGCGGCTCGTCGTCCTCCGGAGCGCCGGCCGCGACCAGCTCGTCACCGCGATCGCGATCCTCACCTGGCCGGCCCTGGCCGCGCCGATCATCGCGCCGTTCGTCGGCGGTGTGCTCGTCGACACCCTGTCGTGGCACTGGATCTTCCTCATCAACATCCCGCTCGGGGTGATCGCCTTCGTCGCGGCCCTCGTGCTCGTGCCGCAGGAGCGCGCCGCCGAGCGGGTGCCGTTCGACTGGTTCGGCTCGCTGCTCGCGTGCTTCGGCCTCGGCTCGCTCGTCGTGATGGCGTCCCTGCTGGCCCTCGACACGGTGCCGGTGCTCGCGGTCGTGCTGTCCGGCGTGCTCGGCGCCGTGTGCTGCTGGCTCGCCGTGTGGCACTTCCGCCGTGCGCCGCACCCGATCATGGGACTGGACTCGTTCCGCCTCGAGACGTTCCGGGTGTCGCACGCCGGCGGGAGCCTCTTCCGGCTCGCGGTCTCCGCCGTGCCGTTCGTGCTGCCGCTGCTGTTCCAGGACGCCTGGGGGTGGAGCGCCGTGCTCGCCGGCTCCGCGGTGCTCTGGGTCTTCGTCGGCAACCTCGGCATCAAGCCGATGACGACGCCGTTCCTCCGCTGGTTCGGGTACCGGCCGGTGATCATCGTTTCGAGCGCGGTCGCGGCGCTCAGCGTCGTCGCCATGGTGTTCATGACCGAGGACACCCCGTTCTGGCTCCTCGCCGTGCTGCTCGTGGTGAGCGGTGCCGCCCGGTCGGTCGGCTTCACGGCCTACAACACCATCGCCTTCGCGGACGTCGAGCAGGCGGACATGACCCCGGCGAACACCCTCTCGTCCACCCTGCAGCAGACGGCCGCCGGCTTCGGCGTCGCCGTCGCCGCGGTCGTGATCCGGGCCGCAGCGGGGCTCGGCGGGAACGGGCCGTACGACGCCGCGTTCTGGGTCATCGCGGCACTGCTCGTCGTCGCCTCCGTCGAAGGGGTCCTGATGAGCCGCACAGCCGGCGACACCGTCCGGCCCGCGCGCCGCGTCCGCACCGCCCGCGGCGTCAGCGCCTGA
- a CDS encoding sugar kinase — protein MTGNVLTFGETMLLLTGRDVGAVPDLEHMRVDTGGAESNVAIGLVRAGVPTTWIGRVGTDPAGDRVTRDVRGEGVDVVAVPDPDHSTGIMMKERLTDGRTRVTYHRRGSAGAALRAEDLPASIVETATLLHVTGITLALSDSARAAVDAAIDRAGTAGVPVSFDVNHRPKLIDADTARDRYRATAARSSVVFAGDDEARLVLGLAEDEGDDETLAHELAALGRGRAVVKLGSRGAVASIDGRFLRRPATPVRVVDPVGAGDAFVAGWLAASLSGATADEALDRAADAGALACTVESDWRRPDPAALHDPTIPTDVDHTVHDRVDR, from the coding sequence GTGACCGGCAACGTGCTCACGTTCGGGGAGACGATGCTGCTCCTCACCGGGCGGGACGTCGGGGCGGTGCCGGACCTCGAGCACATGCGCGTGGACACCGGGGGCGCCGAGAGCAACGTCGCGATCGGACTGGTCCGGGCGGGCGTTCCCACCACGTGGATCGGCCGGGTCGGCACCGACCCCGCCGGCGACCGGGTGACGCGCGACGTCCGGGGCGAGGGCGTCGACGTCGTCGCGGTGCCGGACCCCGACCACTCGACGGGCATCATGATGAAGGAACGCCTGACGGACGGCCGGACCCGGGTGACGTACCACCGCCGCGGATCTGCGGGGGCGGCGCTCCGGGCGGAGGACCTGCCCGCCAGCATCGTCGAGACCGCCACGCTCCTGCACGTCACCGGCATCACCCTCGCCCTCTCCGACTCCGCACGTGCCGCCGTCGACGCCGCGATCGACCGAGCCGGGACGGCCGGCGTGCCGGTGTCGTTCGACGTCAACCACCGGCCGAAGCTCATCGACGCGGACACCGCTCGCGATCGCTACCGGGCCACCGCGGCCCGCTCCTCCGTTGTGTTCGCCGGCGACGACGAGGCCAGGCTCGTCCTCGGACTCGCGGAGGACGAAGGCGACGACGAGACCCTGGCGCACGAGCTCGCGGCCCTCGGCCGTGGCCGCGCCGTCGTGAAGCTCGGCTCCCGCGGGGCCGTGGCGTCGATCGACGGTCGCTTCCTCCGACGTCCGGCGACCCCGGTGCGCGTCGTCGACCCGGTCGGTGCCGGGGACGCCTTCGTCGCCGGGTGGCTCGCGGCGTCCCTGTCCGGTGCGACCGCGGACGAGGCGCTCGACCGTGCCGCCGATGCCGGCGCACTCGCCTGCACCGTCGAGAGCGACTGGCGACGGCCCGACCCCGCCGCCCTGCACGACCCCACCATCCCCACGGACGTCGACCACACCGTCCACGACCGCGTCGACCGCTGA
- a CDS encoding LLM class flavin-dependent oxidoreductase, whose protein sequence is MSNAFGTDRPSDVPPPAPERIGPVQLGLDTFGDVTELADGSLKSDAQSIRDVVDQAVLADQVGIDFIGVGEHHRADFVVSAPEVVLAAIAARTSRIRIGSAVTVLSSDDPVRVYERFATVDALSNGRAEVILGRGSFTESFPLFGFDLSDYEVLFEEKLQLWASLRGGDAVTWSGTKRAPLTDQDVFPKLEHGAIPTWIGVGGSPQSVIRAASYGLPLFLAIIGGQPAQFAPFSRLYRQALTQLDLPQQPIAMHSPGFVAATDEEAAERYWPYHKAVTDQLGRERGWPPLDVAGYRAGLSAGGSLYVGSPETVARKIARNMRILGTSRFDMRYATGRLPHEDMMRSIELYGTQVAPRVRELLAEPVPVP, encoded by the coding sequence ATGAGCAACGCATTCGGCACCGACCGTCCCTCGGACGTGCCGCCGCCCGCACCCGAGCGGATCGGCCCGGTGCAGCTCGGCCTCGACACCTTCGGCGACGTCACCGAACTCGCCGACGGCAGCCTGAAGTCCGACGCGCAGAGCATCCGCGACGTCGTCGACCAGGCCGTGCTCGCCGACCAGGTCGGGATCGACTTCATCGGCGTCGGAGAGCACCACCGCGCGGACTTCGTCGTGAGCGCCCCCGAGGTCGTCCTCGCCGCGATCGCCGCCCGGACCTCCAGGATCCGGATCGGCTCCGCCGTCACCGTGTTGTCCTCGGACGACCCGGTCCGCGTCTACGAGCGCTTCGCCACCGTCGACGCGCTGTCGAACGGCCGCGCCGAGGTCATCCTCGGCCGCGGGTCCTTCACCGAGTCGTTCCCGCTGTTCGGCTTCGACCTGTCCGACTACGAGGTCCTGTTCGAGGAGAAGCTCCAGCTTTGGGCATCGCTCCGCGGCGGCGACGCCGTGACCTGGTCCGGCACGAAGCGGGCACCGCTCACCGACCAGGACGTCTTCCCCAAGCTCGAGCACGGCGCCATCCCGACGTGGATCGGCGTCGGCGGTTCGCCCCAGTCGGTCATCCGGGCGGCGTCGTACGGTCTGCCGCTCTTCCTCGCGATCATCGGCGGCCAGCCCGCCCAGTTCGCCCCGTTCTCACGGCTGTACCGGCAGGCGCTCACGCAGCTCGACCTGCCGCAGCAGCCCATCGCGATGCACTCGCCCGGCTTCGTCGCCGCGACCGACGAAGAGGCCGCCGAGCGCTACTGGCCTTACCACAAGGCCGTCACCGACCAGCTCGGCCGCGAGCGCGGCTGGCCGCCCCTCGACGTCGCCGGCTACCGCGCGGGGCTGTCGGCCGGCGGGTCGCTCTACGTCGGCTCCCCGGAGACGGTCGCGCGGAAGATCGCGCGCAACATGCGGATCCTCGGCACCTCGCGGTTCGACATGCGGTACGCGACGGGTCGCCTGCCGCACGAGGACATGATGCGGTCCATCGAGCTGTACGGCACGCAGGTCGCCCCGCGGGTTCGGGAGCTGCTGGCCGAGCCCGTCCCGGTTCCGTAG
- a CDS encoding pyridoxamine 5'-phosphate oxidase family protein, with amino-acid sequence MTDTEADQRAAISDIVHGAHTALLTTVSEDGQLHARPLAVQDKAFHGTLRFLVQDGSEKVEDIARNPHVNVSIESQGGYLSIAGTATVTQDDSVIDELWSPFAEAWFPDGRNDPTIRLLTVEGDSVEYWTQDTGPVGSLVQTLKAALGKQTQPDTGTHGTVEL; translated from the coding sequence ATGACCGACACAGAGGCAGACCAGCGCGCAGCGATCTCGGACATCGTCCACGGAGCCCACACGGCCCTGCTGACGACCGTGAGCGAGGACGGGCAACTCCACGCCCGCCCCCTGGCCGTGCAGGACAAGGCCTTCCACGGCACCCTCCGCTTCCTCGTGCAGGACGGCAGCGAGAAGGTCGAGGACATCGCCCGGAACCCGCACGTGAACGTCTCGATCGAGTCGCAGGGCGGGTACCTGTCCATCGCCGGCACCGCCACGGTCACCCAGGACGACTCGGTGATCGACGAGCTGTGGTCCCCGTTCGCCGAGGCCTGGTTCCCGGACGGCCGGAACGACCCGACCATCCGACTCCTCACGGTCGAGGGTGACTCGGTCGAGTACTGGACGCAGGACACCGGACCGGTCGGCAGCCTCGTGCAGACGCTCAAGGCCGCGCTCGGCAAGCAGACCCAGCCGGACACCGGCACGCACGGGACCGTCGAGCTCTAG
- a CDS encoding alanine racemase, with protein sequence MTTTTVPGTVTAKGAPDPAAPPTRHVLDHAYLPVMTLRESALANNTAVMQAYVDRHGLLFAPHMKTHMAPVLAARQIDAGAWGVTVASVQQAMVAWEHGVHRILVANEVLDPTGLAWLASRRAADPDADVLCYVDSAAGVAAGLAAQQAVDGALHVLVEVGFPGGRTGVRTAAAARELAQHAHDSGLALRGVSGYEGGLPGVDAARAYVEGVLDVAVAVRPLVAAPRALFSMGGSAWFDGVVDAVAARPDDVDVLLRSGAYLTHDDGFYAERTPFGRHPDEGALVPAIEVWGRVTSCPEPGLALVAVGKRDISFDEGLPVVRGIRPGGAAGDTQVVPPPGAVTVTRLDDQHCYLALADGWAGLTPGDVVVFGISHPCTVFDKWRQVVVLDDDDTVVDTIATWF encoded by the coding sequence ATGACGACCACAACCGTCCCCGGCACGGTCACGGCGAAGGGCGCTCCCGACCCCGCTGCCCCGCCGACACGGCACGTCCTCGACCACGCGTACCTGCCCGTGATGACCCTCCGCGAGTCCGCGCTCGCGAACAACACCGCCGTGATGCAGGCCTACGTCGACCGGCACGGACTGCTGTTCGCGCCGCACATGAAGACGCACATGGCTCCCGTCCTCGCGGCCCGGCAGATCGACGCCGGCGCGTGGGGCGTCACGGTCGCCTCGGTCCAGCAGGCCATGGTCGCGTGGGAGCACGGCGTCCACCGGATCCTGGTCGCGAACGAGGTCCTCGACCCGACCGGGCTCGCCTGGCTCGCCTCGCGTCGCGCAGCCGACCCGGACGCCGACGTGCTCTGCTACGTCGACTCGGCCGCCGGTGTCGCCGCGGGCCTGGCGGCGCAGCAGGCGGTCGACGGTGCGCTGCACGTGCTCGTCGAGGTCGGGTTCCCGGGTGGTCGCACCGGCGTCCGGACCGCTGCTGCGGCGCGAGAGCTCGCCCAGCACGCCCACGACTCCGGCCTCGCGCTGCGCGGTGTGTCCGGGTACGAGGGCGGACTCCCCGGCGTCGACGCCGCACGTGCGTACGTCGAGGGGGTCCTCGACGTCGCGGTCGCCGTCCGCCCCCTGGTCGCGGCCCCGCGTGCGCTGTTCAGCATGGGCGGCAGCGCCTGGTTCGACGGCGTCGTCGACGCGGTCGCCGCACGCCCCGACGACGTGGACGTGCTGCTCCGGTCCGGCGCGTACCTCACCCACGACGACGGCTTCTACGCCGAGCGCACGCCCTTCGGCCGCCACCCGGACGAGGGCGCGCTCGTCCCTGCCATCGAGGTCTGGGGGCGCGTCACCTCCTGCCCGGAGCCGGGGCTCGCGCTCGTCGCGGTCGGCAAGCGGGACATCTCGTTCGACGAGGGACTCCCGGTGGTGCGCGGGATCCGGCCTGGAGGCGCGGCTGGCGACACGCAGGTCGTCCCACCACCCGGGGCGGTCACCGTCACCCGCCTCGACGACCAGCACTGCTACCTCGCGCTGGCGGACGGGTGGGCCGGGCTGACGCCCGGCGACGTCGTCGTGTTCGGCATCTCCCATCCGTGCACCGTCTTCGACAAGTGGCGCCAGGTGGTCGTCCTCGACGACGACGACACCGTGGTGGACACGATCGCGACGTGGTTCTGA
- a CDS encoding Rid family detoxifying hydrolase produces MPNKTAIVTDNAPKPAGPYSQGIVANGFLYTAGFGPQDPATGEIADDVAGQTAQVLANVAAVLAEHGLGLDDVVKSTVHLEHSDRDFAAFNEEYAKHFSQPYPVRTTVQSHLANILVEIDVVAVLPTAS; encoded by the coding sequence GTGCCGAACAAGACCGCGATCGTGACCGACAACGCCCCGAAGCCCGCCGGCCCCTACAGCCAGGGCATCGTCGCGAACGGGTTCCTCTACACCGCCGGCTTCGGCCCGCAGGACCCGGCCACCGGCGAGATCGCCGACGACGTCGCCGGGCAGACCGCCCAGGTCCTGGCGAACGTCGCCGCGGTGCTGGCCGAGCACGGCCTCGGCCTCGACGACGTCGTGAAGTCGACCGTGCACCTCGAGCACTCCGACCGTGACTTCGCGGCGTTCAACGAGGAGTACGCCAAGCACTTCTCCCAGCCGTACCCGGTGCGCACGACGGTCCAGTCGCACCTGGCGAACATCCTCGTCGAGATCGACGTCGTCGCCGTGCTGCCGACCGCCTCGTGA
- a CDS encoding methionine ABC transporter permease: MNNSFQSVIDTFDVFLASVRDTIVMSLVSLVIAGIIGLALGLALYATRPGNLLGHRGAYTIINVVVNLVRPIPFVIFLAAIAPLSRVVVQTTIGVPAVTFAISLAAAFAVSRIVEQNLLAVDPGVVEAARASGAHPVSILLTVLIPEGLGPLILGYTFIYIGIVDMTAQGALIGGGGLGEYAITYGSQRYDWWIVYVSVAAIVIIVQLGQFIGNRLARATLRR, encoded by the coding sequence GTGAACAACTCCTTCCAGAGCGTGATCGACACGTTCGACGTCTTCCTCGCCTCGGTGCGCGACACCATCGTGATGTCGCTGGTCTCCCTCGTGATCGCGGGGATCATCGGCCTCGCACTCGGGCTCGCGCTCTACGCCACCAGGCCGGGCAACCTGCTCGGCCACCGAGGCGCGTACACGATCATCAACGTGGTCGTGAACCTCGTCCGCCCGATCCCGTTCGTCATCTTCCTCGCGGCGATCGCTCCGCTGTCGCGCGTGGTCGTGCAGACGACGATCGGCGTCCCCGCGGTGACGTTCGCGATCTCGCTCGCGGCGGCGTTCGCGGTGTCCCGGATCGTGGAGCAGAACCTGCTCGCCGTCGACCCCGGCGTCGTCGAGGCGGCACGGGCCTCGGGAGCGCACCCCGTCTCGATCCTGCTGACGGTCCTCATCCCCGAGGGCCTCGGCCCGCTCATCCTCGGCTACACCTTCATCTACATCGGCATCGTCGACATGACGGCGCAGGGTGCGCTCATCGGTGGCGGCGGCCTCGGCGAGTACGCGATCACCTACGGGTCGCAGCGCTACGACTGGTGGATCGTGTACGTCTCGGTGGCGGCGATCGTCATCATCGTGCAGCTCGGCCAGTTCATCGGGAACCGGCTGGCGCGCGCGACCTTGCGGCGCTGA